Sequence from the Armatimonadota bacterium genome:
CTCGGCACGCGGCGCGGCGTCGACATCCTCCCGCTGCTGGTACGCCTGGCGCGGCAGAGCCCCGGCCCGGCGTGAGGGCGGCCGCGGCGGCGCACGGGCGGCCGCGGCGGTGTGACCGCCGGGCGCGGCGCTGTGANNNNNNNNNNNNNNNNNNNNNNNNNNNNNNNNNNNNNNNNNNNNNNNNNNNNNNNNNNNNNNNNNNNNNNNNNNNNNNNNNNNNNNNNNNNNNNNNNNNNTGTGACCGCCGGGCGCGGCGCTGTGAGGGTGCGCGCCGTCAGGTGTGGGGCTCGTCCGCCTCGGGGCCGTTGCCCCCGCCGGTGACCGGCAGCGGAGGCGCCGGGACCGGGGCGGGGACGGCGCGGCGGCTGCGCCACCGCTCGCGCAGCAGTTCCACGCTCACGTACGAGGTGGGGATGAGCACCAGCGTGACCAGCGTCGAGAGCAGCATCCCGCCCAGCACGCTGCGGGCCAGTGGGGCCTGGAGTTCGGCCCCCTCACCGAAGCCGATGGCGATGGGCAGGAGGCCCAGCACCGTGGTCAGGGTCGTCATCAGCACCGGGCGCAGGCGGGCGGCCGAGGCCTCGACCACAGCCTCGAAGAGAGGCCGGCCCTCCCGGCGGTGGCGGGTGAGGATGAAGTCCATGAGCACGATGGCGTTGTTCACCACGATCCCCACCAGCACGATGAGCCCGGTGAGCGACTGGATGTTCAGCGTCGTGCCGGTGAGGAAGAGCGCCAGCAACGACCCGCCCAACGCAAACGGCACCGCCCCCATGATGAGGAGCGGCTCCAGCAGCGCCTCGAACTGGACGGCCATCACCGCGTAGACCAGCCCGACGGCGGCCAGGAAGCCGCCGACGAGCTGCCGGGTGGCGCGCTGCTGCTCCTCGTAGGCGTCGCCGAAGGTGAGGGCGAAACCCTCGGGGAGCGGCAGGCCGGCCAGGCGCGCGCGCACGTCCGCCATCACGCTGCCGTAGTCGCGGCCGCTGAGGCCGGCGGTGACCGTGGTCACCCGCTGGCGGCTCCGCCGGAAGATCGAGGCCGGGGCCAGGCCGCGTTCCAGGTGGGCCACCTGGGCCAGGGTGATCTGCTGCCCCGTGGGGGTGAGGATCGGCAGGGCCAGGACGTCGAGGGAGCTGCGCCGGTCCCCCTCGCGCAGGCGCACCACCACGTCGGTCTCGCGCCCGCCCCGGCGGAGGATGGTGGCCACCGCGCCCCCCACGGCGGTGCGCAGCGCCTCGGCCACGCGGCTCGGCGTCAGCCCGAAGGCGGCGGCGCGCTCGACGTCGATGCGCAGCACGGCCTCCGGGATCAACTCCTCCCGGGCCAGGCTGACGTCGGTCACCCCCGGGATCTGCTCGAGCGCCTGCTGCACCTGACGGGCCAGGGCGGTGGCCTGGTCCAGGTCGTGGCCGCGGATCTCCACGGCGATGGGGTCGTCCACCTGGCTGAAGCGCAGGATGTTCAGCGCCCCGGCACTCGGACGCACCACCACGCGGCCGCCGGGTAGCTGCAGCGTGCCGCGCAGGGCGGCCGCCACGGCCTCGGTGGTGCGCGCCCGCTCCCCTTTGGGTCGGAGGCGGATGCGCAGGATGCCGCGGTGCGAGCGCCCGCCGAAGCCCGCCGACCCCACCTGGCGCGTCACCGCCTCGATCTCGGGGGCCATCCGGCGGGCCTGCGCCTCCAGGCGGGCCAGGGCCTGCTCGGTCAGCTCCAGCCTGGTCCCCACCGGCAGCTCGCCGATGACCAGGATCTCCCCCTCGTCCGTGGGCGGGAGGACCTCCCGGCCGATCAGGGGGACGGTGGCCAGCGCCAGGACGAAGAGCGCGGCCGCCGCGCCCAGCACGAGCGGCCGGTGGCGCAGCGCCCAGCGGAGCACCGCACGGTAGCGCGCATTCAGCGCCGCCGTCCAGGGGCGCTCCTCCTGCCGGCGCAGCGGGGGCAGCCACGAGGCCAGCACGGGCGTGAGCGCCATCGCCACCAGCAGCGAGCACGCCAGGGCGAAGACCACCACCACGGCGAACTGGTAGTAGAGCTGGGTCGTGACCGCCTCGCCCCGGATCACGATGATGGGGAGGAAGACCACCACGCTGGTCACCGTGGAGGCGACAATGGGCGAGACGACCTCTTCGGTCCCTGCCACGGCGGCCTGGCGGCGCGCCCGCCCCGCCTCGCGGTGCCGGAAGATGTTCTCCAACACCACGATGCTGGCGTCCACCAGCATCCCCACGGCCAGCGCCAGCGCCCCCAGCGTCATCAGGTTGAGAGAGTAGCCGGCGCCATACATCAGGGCGAACGAGGCCAGCACGGCGATGGGGATGGTCACGCCGATGATGGCGACCGTCCGCAGGTCGCGCAGGAAGAGGAAGAGTACCGTCACCGCCAGCGCCCCGCCGATGACGGTGGCCTCCAGCACCGAGCGGACGCTGCGGCGGATGAAGCGCGCGTTGTCCCCGATGACGACGAGCGAGGCTCCGGGCAGGGTGGCGTTGAGGCGGTGCACCACGGCCAGCACCCCGTCGGAGACCGCTACCGTGTTCACCCCGGGCTGCCGCTGGATGGAGAGGAGCACGCCGGGGGCGCCGTTGACGCGCACGAGCCCCGTGGGTTCCTCCGTCCCCTCGGACACCGTGGCCAGGTCCGCCACGTAGACGGGGACGCGGTTCCGCGTGGTGACGACGGTGCGGCGGATCTGGTCGAGGTGCTCATAGCGGCTCAAGGCCCGCAGGCCCAGCCGCCGGGTCCCTTCGGTGACCTCGCCGGCCGGCGCCGCCAGGTTGGCCGCCGCCAGGGTGTTCAGCACGTCCCGCTCCGAGAGGCCGAGCGCGCGCAGGCGCCCCTGGTCCAGCTCGACCAGGATGCGCCGGCGCACCCCGCCCGAGAGCGCCGCCTGTGCCACCCCCCGGACCCGCTCCAGGCGGAAGAGGACCTGGTCCTCGGCCAGCTGCTGCAGGTCGGCCACCTGCAGCCGCGGGTCCCGGGCCACCAGGCCCAGTTGCACGATGGGGAACTGGGACGGGTCGAACTTGAAGACAACGGGCGCGTCGGCGCCATCGGGGAGCCGGCGGCGCACCCGCTCGATGGCCGCCCGCAGGTCGTTCGCTGCCGCGTCGATGTCGGTGCCGGCGGGGAAGACGGCGGTGACGCTCGATCGGCCCTCCGAGGAGGTGGAGAAGACGTCCTGGACCCCGGCGACGGTGCTCACCGCCTCCTCGATGATGCGCGTCACGAGGTTCTCGACCTCTTCGGGTCCTGCGCCGGGGTAGGTGGTGGAGACGGTGAGGCGGGCGAAGGAGATGTCGGGGAGCAGGTCGATGGGCAACCCCGCCAACGCGCTCAGCCCCACGAGGAGGATGACCGCAAAGACGATCACCGTCCCGATGGGGCGGTGGATGGCCAGGCGCGGCAGGTTCACGGCGACCTCCCCGGCTGCGGGCCGCCGGGCCCTCGGCCGCTCCCGCCTGGCCCGCGCCCGCCCGGCCCGCGCGCGCCTGGCAGGATCACCCGGCTGCCGTCCCGCAGGTTAAGCTGTCCCGCCACCACCACCATCTCGCCCGGTTGCAGGCCGCGCACGACCTCCACGCGGGTGCCGTCGCTGACGCCCACCGTCACCGGGCGGGCGCGAGCCGTCCCATCCTCGACGACGAAGACGGATCGGACGCCGTTCTGCTCGAGGACCGCCTCGGCGGGAACGGTGAGGGCCCCTATGCGCCGGATCAGCAGGAGCTCGACCCGCGCGGTCATCCCGGGGCGGAGAAGAGCCTCGGGGTTGGGGACGCGGATCCGGGCCTCCGCCGTGCGCGTCGTCGGGGCCAGGACGGGACTCACCGAGGTGACCTCCCCCGCAAAGCGGCGCGACGGAAGTGCGTCGGGGCGCACCACCGCCGGCGTGCCGGGGCGCACCGCCGCCAGGTCCTGCTCCGCCACCGGCACCACCAGGAAGACCGGATCGACGTCCACGAGCTGCAGCAGCGGCGTGGCCGGGGTCACCGTGGCACCCGGGTCGACCAGCCGCCGCCCCACGATGCCGCCGGTGGGTGCCCGCACGACGCTCTCCCGGAGGAGGTTCTCGGCCTGGCGCAACGCCACCTGGCTCTGCGCGAACTGGCTCTGCGCCTGACGGTAGGCCACGGCCGCCTGCGCCGCCTGCTGCTCCGCCTGCCGCAGGGCGACCTCCGCCTGCCGGACCTGCCCGCGCGCCACCTCCACCTCCTCGGGCCGCGGCCCGCGCCGCAGCAGGGCCAGCTGCTCCTCGGCGGTGCGCAGGCGGGTCTCCTGCATCGTCACCTCCAGCCGGGCCGACTCCACCGCCTGGCCGGAGACGAAGCCTTGTGCGTACAGGTCCTCCATCCGCCGCAGTTGCGCGCGGGCGAACTCCAGGCTGGCCCGGGTCTGGCGGACCTGCTCTTCCGCCTGCCGCACCTGCTCCGGCGGGGTCCCGGCCAGCACCTGGGCCAGGCGGGCCTGCTGGGTGGCCAGCGCGGCCCGGGCCTGTTCCACCGCCAGCGCCTGGGTGCGCATGGCCCCGCGCGCCTGCTCCACCAGGACGCGCTGGGTGTTCGCGGCCGCCCGGGCCTGCTCCACCTGGAAGCGCAGCTCCTTGGGGTCGAGGCGCACGAGAGCCTGGCCCGCCGCCACGCGGTCGCCTTCCGCGACGAGCACCGCCTCCACGACCCCGCTGATGCGCGGCTGGACGTCCACCCGGGCTTCGGCGACAACCTCCCCGACAAAGGTCCGCCGGACCTCCAGGGTGGCCCGCCGGACCCGCGCCACCTGGACGGGGACGGCCCGCGGCCCGCGCACGCCGGTTGCGCCCGCGGGCCCGGGAGGAGCCTCCTGGGCGGAGCGGGCGCGCAGCGCTTCGGCGGTACGCCAGGCGAAGAGCCCGGCCACCGCCAGCACGCCCGCCACAACCAGCGCCTTGCGCATCACGGCAGCACCGCCTGTGCCGTGGCCCGCCGGAAGGCCGCCAGCGTCGTCCAGCGGTCGGCCATCGCCTGGGCCAGCGCGGTCTCGGCCGCAGCCAGGTCGGTGCGGGCCGTGGTCACTTCCAGCAGCGTCCCGACCCCGGCGGCGTACCGGCCCTCCGCCACGCGCAGCGCCTCGCGGGCGGCCTCCGCCGAGCGGCGCGCCGCCTCGACCTTGGCTGCCGCCGTGAGCGCCTGGGTTCGCGTGGCCACCGCCTCCTGCCGCACCTGGGCGCGGAGCGTCTCCAGGCGGGCCCGCGCGGTGTCCAGCGCCGCCCGGGCCTGCTCCACCTGGGCGGCGCGGCGGCCGGCATCGTACACAGGCAGCGACAGCCCGACCCCGACAGACCAGGCCCCGCCGGCGGC
This genomic interval carries:
- a CDS encoding efflux RND transporter permease subunit, with the translated sequence MNLPRLAIHRPIGTVIVFAVILLVGLSALAGLPIDLLPDISFARLTVSTTYPGAGPEEVENLVTRIIEEAVSTVAGVQDVFSTSSEGRSSVTAVFPAGTDIDAAANDLRAAIERVRRRLPDGADAPVVFKFDPSQFPIVQLGLVARDPRLQVADLQQLAEDQVLFRLERVRGVAQAALSGGVRRRILVELDQGRLRALGLSERDVLNTLAAANLAAPAGEVTEGTRRLGLRALSRYEHLDQIRRTVVTTRNRVPVYVADLATVSEGTEEPTGLVRVNGAPGVLLSIQRQPGVNTVAVSDGVLAVVHRLNATLPGASLVVIGDNARFIRRSVRSVLEATVIGGALAVTVLFLFLRDLRTVAIIGVTIPIAVLASFALMYGAGYSLNLMTLGALALAVGMLVDASIVVLENIFRHREAGRARRQAAVAGTEEVVSPIVASTVTSVVVFLPIIVIRGEAVTTQLYYQFAVVVVFALACSLLVAMALTPVLASWLPPLRRQEERPWTAALNARYRAVLRWALRHRPLVLGAAAALFVLALATVPLIGREVLPPTDEGEILVIGELPVGTRLELTEQALARLEAQARRMAPEIEAVTRQVGSAGFGGRSHRGILRIRLRPKGERARTTEAVAAALRGTLQLPGGRVVVRPSAGALNILRFSQVDDPIAVEIRGHDLDQATALARQVQQALEQIPGVTDVSLAREELIPEAVLRIDVERAAAFGLTPSRVAEALRTAVGGAVATILRRGGRETDVVVRLREGDRRSSLDVLALPILTPTGQQITLAQVAHLERGLAPASIFRRSRQRVTTVTAGLSGRDYGSVMADVRARLAGLPLPEGFALTFGDAYEEQQRATRQLVGGFLAAVGLVYAVMAVQFEALLEPLLIMGAVPFALGGSLLALFLTGTTLNIQSLTGLIVLVGIVVNNAIVLMDFILTRHRREGRPLFEAVVEASAARLRPVLMTTLTTVLGLLPIAIGFGEGAELQAPLARSVLGGMLLSTLVTLVLIPTSYVSVELLRERWRSRRAVPAPVPAPPLPVTGGGNGPEADEPHT
- a CDS encoding efflux RND transporter periplasmic adaptor subunit; the protein is MRKALVVAGVLAVAGLFAWRTAEALRARSAQEAPPGPAGATGVRGPRAVPVQVARVRRATLEVRRTFVGEVVAEARVDVQPRISGVVEAVLVAEGDRVAAGQALVRLDPKELRFQVEQARAAANTQRVLVEQARGAMRTQALAVEQARAALATQQARLAQVLAGTPPEQVRQAEEQVRQTRASLEFARAQLRRMEDLYAQGFVSGQAVESARLEVTMQETRLRTAEEQLALLRRGPRPEEVEVARGQVRQAEVALRQAEQQAAQAAVAYRQAQSQFAQSQVALRQAENLLRESVVRAPTGGIVGRRLVDPGATVTPATPLLQLVDVDPVFLVVPVAEQDLAAVRPGTPAVVRPDALPSRRFAGEVTSVSPVLAPTTRTAEARIRVPNPEALLRPGMTARVELLLIRRIGALTVPAEAVLEQNGVRSVFVVEDGTARARPVTVGVSDGTRVEVVRGLQPGEMVVVAGQLNLRDGSRVILPGARGPGGRGPGGSGRGPGGPQPGRSP